The proteins below are encoded in one region of Erinaceus europaeus chromosome 15, mEriEur2.1, whole genome shotgun sequence:
- the IGFALS gene encoding insulin-like growth factor-binding protein complex acid labile subunit produces MAPREGSLLLLLLLFGAALEVAEPGVPETTEGPQCPSPCACALDDSTDELSVFCTSRNLTRLPAGLPTDTRALWLDGNNLSCVPAAAFRNLSGLGFLNLQGSGLARLEPQALLGLRGLAHLHLGRNQLRSLAPGTFAHTPGLASLGLGNNLLGRLDEGLFQGLADLWDLNLGRNALAVLPDTAFRGLGSLRELVLAGNRLAYLQPALFCGLAELRELDLSRNALRGLKANVFPQLPRLQKLYLNHNQLGAVAPGAFLGMRALRWLDLSYNRVASLQEDTFSGLLGLRVLRLAHNALGGLRPRTFRDLHLLQELRLSHNRLQLLPERAFEGLGRLEVLALDHCQVQEVQAGAFLGLLNVAVMNLSGNCLRGLPEQPFQGLGRLHSLHLEDSCLGRLRRLTLAGLSGLRRLFLRGGGIVAVDEHSLLGLGELQELDLTANLLTHLPAGLFQGLGKLEYLLLARNRLVELPADALAPLHHTFWLDVSHNRLRALPAGQLGRLRFLSLSNNSLQGFMPPPGLERLWLPGNPWHCGCGLHALWALAQLHPGVVPRFVRAAEGEDGQPPAYAYNNITCAGPPSVAGLDLRDLSDAHFAHC; encoded by the exons ATGGCCCCACGGGAAG GaagcctgctgctgctgctgctgctgttcggGGCTGCACTGGAGGTGGCAGAGCCAGGGGTGCCGGAGACCACCGAGGGCCCACAGTGCCCATCCCCCTGCGCCTGCGCCCTGGACGACAGCACAGATGAGCTCAGCGTCTTCTGCACCTCCCGCAATCTCACACGACTGCCCGCCGGGCTGCCCACCGACACCAGGGCGCTTTGGCTGGACGGCAACAACCTGTCGTGCGTGCCAGCGGCCGCCTTCCGCAACCTCTCCGGCCTGGGCTTCCTCAACCTGCAGGGTAGCGGGCTGGCCCGCCTAGAGCCGCAGGCGCTGCTGGGGTTGCGCGGCCTGGCCCACCTGCACCTGGGGCGGAACCAGCTGCGCAGCCTGGCGCCAGGCACCTTTGCGCACACGCCTGGCCTGGCCTCGCTCGGCCTGGGCAACAACCTGTTGGGCCGGCTGGACGAGGGCCTGTTCCAGGGCCTGGCCGACCtctgggacctgaacctgggccgCAACGCGCTGGCCGTGCTGCCCGACACGGCCTTCCGGGGCCTGGGCAGCCTGCGCGAGCTGGTGCTGGCGGGCAACAGGCTGGCTTACCTGCAGCCGGCGCTCTTCTGCGGACTGGCCGAGCTGCGTGAACTGGACCTCAGCAGGAACGCCCTGCGCGGCCTCAAGGCCAACGTGTTCCCGCAGCTGCCGCGCCTGCAGAAGCTCTACCTGAACCACAACCAGCTGGGCGCCGTGGCCCCGGGCGCCTTCCTGGGCATGCGGGCCCTACGCTGGCTGGACCTGTCGTACAACCGCGTGGCCAGCCTGCAAGAGGACACCTTCTCCGGCCTGCTGGGCCTGCGCGTGCTGCGCCTGGCGCACAATGCCCTGGGCGGCCTGCGGCCCCGCACCTTCCGGGACCTGCACCTGCTGCAGGAGCTGCGGCTCAGCCACAACCGCCTGCAGCTGCTGCCCGAGCGGGCCTTCGAGGGCCTGGGCCGGCTGGAGGTGCTGGCGCTGGACCACTGCCAGGTCCAGGAGGTGCAGGCCGGTGCCTTCCTCGGCCTGCTCAACGTGGCTGTCATGAACCTCTCGGGCAACTGCCTGCGCGGCCTCCCGGAGCAGCCTTTCCAGGGCCTGGGCCGGCTGCACAGCCTGCACCTGGAGGACAGCTGCCTGGGCCGCCTGCGCCGCCTCACCCTCGCCGGCCTGTCGGGGCTGCGGCGTCTCTTTCTCCGGGGCGGCGGCATCGTGGCCGTGGATGAACACAGCCTGCTCGGCCTGGGCGAGCTACAGGAGCTGGACCTCACGGCCAACCTACTCACGCATCTGCCGGCCGGGCTCTTCCAGGGCCTGGGCAAACTAGAGTACCTGCTGCTGGCGCGGAACCGGCTGGTGGAGCTGCCGGCTGACGCGCTGGCGCCCCTGCACCACACGTTCTGGCTCGACGTGTCGCACAACCGCCTGCGGGCCCTGCCCGCCGGGCAGCTGGGCCGCCTGCGCTTCCTCAGCCTGAGCAACAACTCGCTGCAGGGCTTCATGCCGCCACCCGGCCTGGAGCGCCTCTGGCTGCCGGGCAACCCCTGGCACTGCGGCTGCGGCCTGCACGCTCTATGGGCGCTGGCACAACTGCATCCCGGTGTGGTGCCCCGCTTTGTGAGGGCCGCCGAGGGCGAGGACGGGCAGCCCCCTGCTTACGCCTACAACAACATCACCTGCGCTGGGCCCCCCAGTGTGGCGGGGCTGGACCTGCGGGACCTCAGTGATGCCCACTTTGCCCACTGCTGA